gaaaagaaaatgaaatggaTATCCCCATAATTAATAAAGGGGATACTAATATTATCGGGATGATACCAATACAAAAATCCAATGGTCCTCATTACTTGCTTTATATGGATATTGATTGATATTCCCCTGAACTTCTGGTATCCCCTTCTATAAATTATGTCAAATGAGCAGGATTGGGAAAGATGTTTTCAATGTGTACAAAAGTGCTAAACATCTATAGTTAGCCATATTAGGGTTTATCTTCGATCACAAAGTGTGTTGACCAGGTTGAGGTCGTGATATTAACATTTACAGAAAAACGGTCAAGGTATAGGTCGTTCTCTGTTTTACTTGATGTCCCAAGCTTTAAGATGAGGTAACTACTCCATTAGCTATACGTGTACGATCGGTGACTATAACTCGAGGAGCAGCGGGGGGATGGGGGACCGATGTAGGTGGGTACCCTCTTTTTTGGTCCAGGTACTTTCTCGTTTTCCAGAAAAAAAATCAAGGCTAAGAAAAAAAAGTGATGATATTTCTCCGTAACGGAGAAATATTAGTTCTACGATAACTAATTTTGTGTTTTTCCTCGCTAATGGCAACAATCACCAGCCATCCATGTTGCGGTATGCTTCTGTGCTTTCATGTTCCAGGTTGATCAGCAACGCGTAATTTCAGACAGTAATTATCGTCTGTTCCATGCTGACCACTTCAAATTTGGCAACATTCTAGGATCCCGACAACATTATAGTATTTATAGGCGTCCATTAAATACCACACAACTCGGGGTATCTCCACTTGAGAAAAGTCAAGTCAGTCTTTTTTGTCCACAAATATTTAACCATTTTAGTCTAAATATTTTCCCAAAaaatcacaaaaagaaaaaaagaatatgaCCATTTTAAAGTGGATTTGATCTGGAAAAAAGTCTCTCTTTTGTTCCATTAATTCATTAAATAagcaataaaaaagaagaaatttgTAGAACTACAGTCCCTTTTCTCTTCTGGTGTCTTTTCACATTAATTGAAATTAATTTGTTTATGGTATTATTTTTATAGCTTTTTCAGAATTGATTTATTACGACGTAAGTGGGGTCTTATATACAGAAGGATTGTCAAAATGGAGGAATCATCGCATCAAAGTCCAACTTATTCTAATTTCtcttcaccaccatcttctccatctTCCCAAACACCATTTTCAATGGATAACTTGTTGGGTCTTCTCAGAATTAAAGTCATCCGTGGGATGAATTTAGCTATTCGGGATGTTCTTACTAGTGATCCCTATGTTGTCGTCAAGATGGGTAAACAGGTTTGATTTTagaaacttcattttttttttttttttttcttgctatTTTTTGGTATTTTGAATGTGACCCATTTGTTGAttcttgattattattattttttttagtattttcgtATGTTTTTGAGTGATCTACAAATTTGGATGGGATATGACCAAACCCTTCATGGGTTAAAGAGTTTTTGTTTATATCTGTAGAGAAAGGTGTGAGCTTGCCAATTAAGTTCTTATACTTCTGTAGAATTCTAAGTTGATGAGAAATTTTGGccaaattttattttgatgtTCAATGGTCATGTTTTAATTTTTGTTGCTCCTCTCTTCGTGCTGTTATATATCATAGTTAATCACTAGAAATCTCACTCTTTTTTGTGACAACAACAGAGAAGGTTTGTTATTTACTTCCTCTTGATTTTAGAATCTGCTAAAAATACCTATCAAGTTAATTTGCAACTTCAGAGAGACAAAGTAATCTTGGGTTTCCCCTCATTCTTCAGCTGACTTGTTTGATTTTTAGTCCATGTCAAAAATGAGACAAAATATTCTTCTAAGTTTCCAGAGTTTACTTATCTAGTGTGCTGTACTGATtatattattaaaaaaatctaGGCCGGTTTCCCGCTGTAGCGAAATCTTCTGAAGGTTGTCATTTCCAAATTCATGCTTATATGTAGTGCTAGTTGTTCGGTGGTTTGTTTGAGTTTTGGATAGAATCCATGGTAGGAGGCGAAAAGAAGGTCTTGTTGTCATACAAAGAGAGAGATAGTTACTTCTTCATCTTAATCTTGTTTGTTAAATTTTTAGTCGGTGGTATTGTTTTTGTGATTGTGTAACGAATGTTGCAAAATTTGATGCAGAAACTCAAGACTCGTGTGATTAAAAAAGATGTAAACCCTGAGTGGAATGAAGATCTAACTCTTTGTGTTCAAGATCCTAATTTGCCAGTCAAACTTGTAAGTATTCTTCCCTATAAACTAAAATGGTTGGACATTTGCTGTACAACAGCAATTTTTTGCTAAAACTTGTGACAAGAAAATCTTGTTCGATTGCTACATTTTTGGGTTATACATACCTTCTGTCTCTGCATTAACATTTAGATAGTTTTTTTTGTACATGTTGCCATTACTGA
This genomic stretch from Papaver somniferum cultivar HN1 chromosome 5, ASM357369v1, whole genome shotgun sequence harbors:
- the LOC113282071 gene encoding GTPase activating protein 1-like, whose translation is MEESSHQSPTYSNFSSPPSSPSSQTPFSMDNLLGLLRIKVIRGMNLAIRDVLTSDPYVVVKMGKQKLKTRVIKKDVNPEWNEDLTLCVQDPNLPVKLTVYDKDTFSLDDKMGYAEFDIKPFLEAVKMHLVGLPNGTIVTKVTPGRKNCLSEESIIMVEDNKVVQNMILRLRDVECGEIELQLQWIDLPGAKRV